In one window of Maribacter dokdonensis DSW-8 DNA:
- a CDS encoding efflux RND transporter periplasmic adaptor subunit — MKKLSIIGILSSALLLSSCFGSSEQPAQGATAPPPPSLKVASLSPETITVYNEFSTTLEGKQNVEIWPKVSGFVQEVYVEEGQKIKKGQLLFKLETQTLNQDANAAKASVNVAQVEVNKLKPLVEKNIISEVQLETAKAQLAQAKANYESVASNIGYSRITSPVDGYIGEIPFKVGALVSSNMTQPLTTVSDISEVRAYFSLNEKELLKLKESMPKNEKNQMDLSQAPKVSLIMINGEEYPEEGKIAMINNIINSSTGSVTARADFDNKNNMLSSGSTGKIKLPTVYENAFEIPQSATIDLQGKKLVYILEDDNTVTTQPLNIIANTQHGFIIKNGLEPGTQIVLEGVTKIKDGMTISPVK, encoded by the coding sequence ATGAAAAAATTATCGATTATAGGAATATTAAGTTCTGCTCTACTATTGAGCTCTTGCTTTGGCTCATCTGAGCAACCGGCACAAGGTGCTACGGCACCACCGCCACCTAGTTTAAAAGTAGCGTCTCTAAGCCCCGAAACTATAACCGTTTACAACGAATTTTCAACCACCTTAGAAGGAAAGCAAAATGTTGAAATATGGCCAAAAGTATCAGGATTTGTACAAGAAGTTTATGTTGAAGAAGGGCAGAAAATAAAGAAAGGACAATTACTTTTTAAATTAGAAACCCAAACCTTAAATCAAGATGCAAATGCTGCTAAGGCTTCTGTTAACGTAGCACAAGTAGAAGTAAATAAATTGAAGCCTCTTGTTGAAAAGAACATTATCAGTGAAGTTCAATTAGAAACGGCAAAAGCCCAATTGGCTCAAGCAAAAGCCAACTATGAAAGTGTAGCTTCTAATATTGGCTATTCTAGAATAACTAGTCCTGTTGACGGTTATATTGGTGAAATTCCATTTAAAGTAGGCGCATTGGTCAGCTCTAATATGACCCAGCCTTTGACTACAGTTTCTGATATTAGTGAGGTACGTGCATACTTTTCCTTAAATGAAAAAGAGCTTTTGAAGCTTAAGGAGTCTATGCCAAAAAATGAGAAGAACCAAATGGACCTTAGCCAAGCTCCTAAAGTATCTTTAATTATGATCAACGGCGAAGAATATCCCGAAGAAGGAAAAATTGCAATGATCAATAACATTATTAATAGTTCAACGGGCAGTGTTACCGCTAGAGCGGATTTTGACAATAAAAACAACATGCTAAGCAGTGGTAGTACCGGTAAAATTAAATTACCCACAGTTTATGAAAATGCATTTGAAATACCACAATCTGCTACCATAGATTTACAGGGTAAAAAACTAGTTTACATTCTTGAGGATGATAACACAGTAACCACACAACCGTTGAATATTATTGCAAATACGCAACATGGTTTTATCATTAAAAACGGATTGGAACCAGGAACACAAATTGTTCTTGAAGGTGTTACAAAAATTAAAGACGGTATGACCATTTCTCCGGTTAAATAA
- a CDS encoding GbsR/MarR family transcriptional regulator, whose translation MMNKEQRKQVLIEELGVYFETEYDLPPLAARIFANLVVTDEDGLTFDDCLEKRGASKSSISTSLNLLQQIGFINYFTKSGDRKRYFKVSEKDAFFSNKLKQSLKKLETECKMIDKVAEYNKEHNITKYEENKEKKEIYLNCLEETRKIFKQTINNLKKLDD comes from the coding sequence ATGATGAACAAAGAACAAAGAAAGCAAGTGTTAATAGAGGAGTTAGGAGTATACTTTGAAACAGAGTATGATCTACCACCTCTTGCTGCCAGAATATTTGCCAATCTTGTGGTAACCGATGAAGATGGATTAACGTTTGATGATTGCCTTGAAAAAAGAGGTGCTAGTAAAAGTTCTATTTCCACATCTTTAAACCTTTTACAACAAATTGGTTTTATCAACTATTTCACTAAATCTGGTGATCGTAAACGTTATTTTAAAGTTTCAGAAAAGGATGCATTCTTTAGTAACAAATTAAAACAATCATTAAAAAAATTAGAAACTGAATGCAAAATGATTGATAAAGTCGCTGAATATAATAAAGAGCACAACATTACAAAATATGAGGAAAACAAAGAGAAAAAAGAAATCTACCTTAACTGTTTAGAAGAAACTAGAAAGATTTTTAAACAAACTATTAATAATCTTAAAAAATTAGATGACTAA
- the pheS gene encoding phenylalanine--tRNA ligase subunit alpha, with protein MIDNIKKEIATVASFTADNIDAVETFRIKYLGKKGILNDFFAEFKNVPNEQKKEFGQTINELKQAATAKVEELKEALENSKTDEQLYGDLTRPGNPIELGSRHPISIVKNRIIDIFSRIGFNVSEGPEIEDDWHNFTALNLPEYHPARDMQDTFFVQTDPDILLRTHTSSVQVRYMENNKPPIRTISPGRVYRNEAISARSHCFFHQVEGLYIDKDVSFADLKQTLQYFTSELFGKSKIRLRPSYFPFTEPSAEVDVYWGLESEADYRITKGTGWLEIGGCGMVDPNVLTNCKIDPNEYSGFAFGVGIDRIAMLLHQITDIRLLSENDVRFLEQFKSAL; from the coding sequence ATGATTGATAATATAAAGAAAGAAATTGCCACAGTAGCTTCGTTCACAGCAGATAATATTGACGCTGTTGAGACATTTAGAATTAAATACCTTGGTAAAAAGGGTATTCTTAATGACTTTTTTGCTGAATTTAAAAATGTACCCAATGAACAAAAAAAGGAATTTGGGCAAACCATTAACGAACTTAAGCAAGCTGCAACCGCAAAAGTTGAGGAATTAAAAGAGGCTTTAGAGAATTCAAAAACAGATGAGCAGTTATATGGTGATTTGACTAGACCAGGCAATCCTATTGAATTAGGATCGCGCCATCCAATATCTATTGTAAAGAATAGAATCATTGATATTTTCTCAAGAATAGGTTTTAATGTTTCAGAAGGTCCTGAAATTGAAGATGATTGGCATAATTTCACCGCATTGAACTTACCGGAATATCATCCGGCAAGAGATATGCAAGATACATTCTTTGTACAAACTGATCCAGATATACTATTGCGTACCCATACCTCATCGGTTCAAGTACGTTATATGGAAAATAATAAGCCGCCTATACGAACTATTTCTCCTGGAAGAGTATATAGAAACGAAGCCATTTCGGCTAGATCACATTGCTTCTTTCATCAAGTTGAAGGCTTATATATAGATAAAGATGTCTCTTTTGCGGATCTAAAACAGACACTTCAATATTTTACCTCTGAACTTTTTGGGAAATCTAAAATTAGACTAAGACCTTCATATTTTCCATTTACTGAACCTAGTGCAGAAGTAGATGTTTATTGGGGATTAGAATCAGAGGCAGACTATAGAATAACCAAAGGTACAGGTTGGTTAGAAATTGGTGGCTGTGGTATGGTTGATCCAAATGTATTGACCAACTGTAAAATTGACCCCAATGAATATTCTGGCTTCGCCTTTGGCGTAGGTATAGATCGTATTGCTATGCTTTTACATCAAATTACCGACATTCGTTTATTAAGTGAAAATGATGTTAGATTTTTAGAACAATTTAAAAGCGCCCTGTAA
- a CDS encoding carbonic anhydrase family protein — protein sequence MKAHTKETQATMTPEKSLTFLKEGNERFQNNLKANRNLLEQVNDTSEGQFPFATILSCIDSRVSAELVFDQGLGDIFSVRIAGNFVNEDILGSMEFGCKLAGTKLIVVLGHTSCGAIKGACDHARLGNLTALINKIEPAVEAVTEPADESIRNSKNLEFVDKVAAKNVELTIENIRKQSPVLAEMEENGEIKIVGAMYDIASGAVEFYA from the coding sequence ATGAAAGCACATACTAAAGAAACACAGGCTACAATGACTCCTGAAAAGTCATTAACTTTTTTAAAGGAAGGCAATGAAAGATTTCAAAACAACCTTAAAGCAAACAGAAATCTGTTAGAGCAGGTAAATGATACTAGTGAAGGACAATTTCCATTTGCAACCATATTAAGTTGTATTGACTCTAGAGTTTCTGCAGAACTGGTTTTCGACCAAGGACTTGGCGATATATTCAGTGTTAGAATTGCAGGTAATTTTGTAAACGAAGATATTCTTGGTAGCATGGAATTCGGTTGCAAATTAGCCGGAACCAAATTAATTGTTGTTCTAGGACATACCAGTTGTGGTGCCATCAAGGGAGCTTGTGATCACGCAAGGCTAGGAAACCTAACGGCATTGATCAATAAAATTGAACCAGCTGTAGAAGCCGTAACTGAACCAGCAGATGAAAGCATTAGAAATTCAAAAAATTTAGAATTTGTAGATAAAGTAGCAGCTAAAAACGTGGAGTTAACTATAGAGAATATAAGAAAACAAAGCCCGGTACTTGCAGAAATGGAAGAAAACGGAGAAATTAAGATTGTAGGTGCTATGTATGATATTGCTTCTGGAGCTGTAGAATTTTATGCATAA
- a CDS encoding SulP family inorganic anion transporter — protein MFKHIKSDIPASIVVFFVALPLCLGIALASGAPLFSGLIAGIIGGVVVGGLSGSKIGVSGPAAGLAAIVLTAIGTLGGYQNFLVAVVLGGIIQLIFGVLKAGVIGYYFPSSVIKGMLTGIGIIIILKQIPHFFGYDADPEGDWAFFQVDGENTFSEILNTINNISPGATLIAIIGLSILLLWDKVLSKKGKIFQLVQGPLVAVAVGIIFYIVTQDSEVLGISKDHLVSVPVPEDAASFIGQFSFPNFSAITNPQVWVTGFTIALVASLETLLCVEATDKLDPHKNVTPTNRELLAQGTGNIISGLIGGLPITQVIVRSSANIQSGGRTKLSAIIHGFLLLISVILIPTLLNMIPLSVLAAILFIVGFKLAKPSLFMKMYKLGWKQSIPFFVTVLGIVFTDLLIGISLGLAVGIIVILLKNYQNSHFLHIEDNSDGKNKIKMTLAEEVTFINKGAILKELDSLPEGTYLELDVMKTRYLDYDIIEILEDFSLKAKERNIDIKLISKRGVVENPPSYIEFFKQKPKSNLSLS, from the coding sequence ATGTTCAAACATATTAAAAGTGATATTCCAGCGAGTATCGTTGTATTTTTCGTTGCGCTACCTTTATGTTTAGGTATTGCATTAGCTAGTGGAGCTCCCTTGTTTTCAGGTTTAATTGCCGGTATAATTGGAGGTGTCGTAGTCGGCGGACTTAGTGGCTCTAAAATTGGTGTTAGTGGTCCAGCTGCCGGATTGGCGGCAATAGTACTTACTGCCATTGGTACTTTGGGCGGTTATCAAAATTTCTTGGTTGCCGTGGTTTTAGGTGGAATTATCCAATTAATTTTCGGTGTTTTAAAAGCAGGTGTTATTGGTTATTATTTTCCGTCTTCTGTTATTAAAGGTATGCTTACCGGTATAGGTATCATTATTATATTAAAACAGATTCCTCACTTTTTTGGATATGACGCCGACCCAGAAGGTGATTGGGCATTTTTTCAAGTTGATGGAGAGAACACCTTTTCAGAAATTCTAAATACCATCAACAATATAAGTCCGGGTGCAACCCTTATTGCAATTATAGGACTATCTATTTTGTTACTATGGGATAAGGTGCTGTCTAAAAAAGGAAAAATCTTCCAATTGGTACAAGGTCCTTTGGTAGCGGTTGCCGTTGGTATTATATTTTATATCGTCACCCAAGATAGTGAAGTACTTGGTATATCTAAAGATCATTTGGTGAGTGTTCCAGTTCCTGAAGATGCAGCATCATTTATTGGTCAGTTCAGTTTTCCAAACTTTAGTGCCATAACCAATCCTCAGGTATGGGTAACAGGATTTACCATTGCCTTGGTAGCAAGTTTAGAAACATTACTGTGTGTTGAGGCTACGGATAAGTTAGATCCACATAAAAATGTTACTCCAACAAACAGAGAATTATTAGCACAAGGTACCGGTAACATCATATCTGGATTGATCGGTGGTTTGCCTATTACACAGGTAATTGTTCGTAGTTCCGCGAACATTCAATCTGGTGGTAGAACCAAGTTATCGGCTATCATACATGGATTCTTGCTGTTGATTTCGGTGATTTTAATACCAACTTTGTTGAATATGATTCCGCTATCGGTTTTAGCTGCAATTTTATTTATTGTAGGTTTTAAACTAGCAAAACCATCGTTATTCATGAAAATGTACAAACTTGGCTGGAAACAATCTATTCCATTTTTTGTAACCGTATTAGGCATCGTATTTACGGATTTACTGATAGGTATTAGTTTAGGTCTTGCTGTTGGTATTATCGTTATTCTTTTAAAAAATTACCAAAACTCTCATTTTTTGCATATTGAAGATAATAGTGATGGTAAAAACAAAATAAAAATGACTTTAGCAGAAGAAGTGACTTTTATTAACAAAGGAGCTATTTTAAAAGAACTTGACAGTTTACCAGAAGGCACCTACCTAGAATTGGATGTTATGAAAACTAGATATTTAGATTATGATATCATTGAAATTTTAGAGGATTTTAGCCTAAAGGCAAAGGAGAGAAATATTGATATTAAGTTAATTTCCAAAAGAGGTGTGGTTGAAAACCCTCCTAGCTATATTGAGTTTTTTAAGCAAAAACCAAAATCTAATTTAAGCTTAAGTTAA
- a CDS encoding tetratricopeptide repeat protein, translating into MFKKLVTLIGLFMVLLCTAQNDQLFEQATDAYNAGDYGKAVSFYNNILDNGKHSSALYYNLGNAYYKQNKIAESIYFYEKALLLSPNDQEIKTNLSYAQNMTIDAIDTMPETGLARLYKNVTGKLTFDQWAYLGITFMILFVLLYILFYYSNYSTRKRFTFIGSLLALFFCIISVLFAYVQRADFDKDQPAIVFAEESTVKAEPNTTSAEVFVIHAGTKVNVLDQLEDWKKIKLTDGKTGWLPQDDIRLLKDF; encoded by the coding sequence ATGTTCAAAAAGCTAGTTACTCTTATTGGCCTATTTATGGTTCTACTGTGTACCGCTCAGAACGATCAATTGTTTGAGCAGGCTACCGATGCATATAATGCGGGAGATTATGGGAAAGCGGTAAGTTTTTATAACAATATCCTGGATAATGGTAAGCATTCATCTGCCCTGTATTATAACCTGGGCAATGCTTATTACAAACAAAATAAGATTGCAGAAAGTATCTATTTCTATGAAAAAGCCCTGCTACTATCGCCAAATGATCAAGAAATAAAAACCAATCTTAGCTATGCTCAAAATATGACCATAGACGCTATTGATACCATGCCCGAGACTGGTTTGGCTAGACTTTATAAAAACGTTACCGGTAAACTAACCTTTGACCAATGGGCATATTTGGGAATAACCTTCATGATCCTTTTTGTACTACTTTATATTTTATTTTATTATTCCAACTATTCAACTAGAAAAAGATTTACGTTTATTGGTAGTTTACTCGCACTGTTTTTCTGTATAATTTCGGTATTGTTTGCTTACGTGCAAAGAGCTGATTTTGACAAAGACCAACCAGCAATTGTTTTTGCAGAAGAGAGTACCGTTAAAGCGGAACCCAATACCACCAGCGCTGAAGTTTTTGTAATACATGCCGGTACAAAGGTGAATGTTCTAGACCAATTGGAAGACTGGAAAAAAATTAAACTAACGGACGGTAAAACGGGTTGGTTACCGCAAGATGATATAAGATTGTTAAAGGATTTTTAG
- a CDS encoding BatD family protein, with the protein MMAQGNNDVTFEMKLSKPKLGINERLRVDFVMNRDGDNFSPPDFTGFKVIMGPSQSISSSWINGVRSYSKSYSYTLAPTARGKFTIKQATIVIGGETYKSLAQDVEVTAAVDKPSDQMTADDIADENLHLVAEVSKSNPYLNEAITVIYKLYVSPNISVSNYQPLDNPTYNNFWSQDIKVNALSAQNGIYKGKPYRYVILKRVVLYPQKSGKLDIEPLSLDVTVDVPTGRRDFFGQRMYAQTNKTVSAGNRTINVKPLPLDNQPANFNGAVGDFDFAVTTSKTSLNASESLQATVEVSGKGNLKLFKLPELELPSALEVYEPEFTEGVRTTLAGMQGKVSNQYTIVPSFRGKYPIPSLNFSYFNPSTGKYATLTSDEIVINVLEGPLSASFNASASTNNQKQSVVASGNQFNFIKLNPNLSGKGYSYFFGSTSFYLWLLCPLLLIPIAIVFRKKRDAMAGDIVGNKIRKANKLARKYLSAARKELGNKDSFYIALERALHNYLKAKLKIETSEFSKDKITELLTEKNIDPTTVDSFIALLKNCEAARYSPFSNVQMQADYDKASEVISIMDKQL; encoded by the coding sequence ATGATGGCCCAAGGCAATAATGACGTTACTTTTGAAATGAAGTTGAGCAAACCAAAGCTTGGCATCAATGAAAGGTTAAGGGTAGACTTTGTCATGAACCGTGATGGTGATAATTTTAGCCCTCCGGACTTTACTGGTTTCAAAGTTATTATGGGTCCGTCGCAATCTATAAGTTCATCTTGGATCAACGGGGTTAGAAGTTATTCCAAATCATATTCATACACCTTGGCACCTACCGCCAGGGGTAAGTTTACCATAAAACAGGCTACTATTGTTATTGGTGGCGAGACCTATAAATCACTAGCGCAAGATGTTGAGGTTACTGCCGCGGTAGACAAACCAAGCGATCAAATGACCGCTGATGATATTGCCGATGAAAATTTACATTTAGTTGCAGAAGTCTCTAAATCCAACCCATATTTAAACGAAGCTATTACGGTTATTTACAAGTTGTATGTGAGTCCTAATATTAGTGTATCCAACTATCAACCGTTGGACAATCCTACTTACAATAATTTTTGGAGCCAAGACATTAAAGTGAATGCCCTAAGTGCCCAAAATGGTATATATAAGGGAAAACCTTATCGCTATGTCATATTAAAACGTGTAGTATTGTATCCCCAAAAATCCGGTAAACTAGATATAGAACCCTTATCCCTAGATGTTACCGTAGACGTACCCACAGGAAGAAGAGATTTCTTTGGTCAGCGTATGTACGCTCAAACAAATAAAACCGTATCTGCCGGTAATAGGACTATTAATGTGAAACCTTTACCATTAGATAATCAGCCCGCCAATTTTAACGGCGCCGTTGGGGATTTTGATTTTGCCGTAACTACTAGTAAAACAAGTTTAAATGCCTCTGAATCTTTGCAAGCTACCGTAGAAGTTAGTGGAAAAGGAAATCTTAAACTGTTTAAGCTTCCTGAACTTGAACTTCCAAGTGCCTTAGAAGTTTATGAGCCAGAATTTACGGAAGGGGTCAGAACTACATTGGCCGGCATGCAGGGTAAGGTAAGCAACCAATATACCATTGTACCATCATTTAGAGGAAAATACCCAATTCCATCTTTAAACTTTAGCTATTTTAATCCATCAACAGGTAAATATGCCACACTTACCTCAGATGAAATAGTAATCAATGTTTTAGAAGGACCTCTAAGCGCATCTTTCAATGCTTCTGCTTCTACCAATAATCAAAAACAATCGGTTGTCGCCAGTGGAAATCAATTCAATTTTATCAAGTTGAACCCTAATTTATCCGGAAAAGGTTATTCCTATTTTTTTGGTTCCACCTCATTTTACCTTTGGTTGTTATGCCCATTATTATTAATCCCTATTGCAATAGTATTTAGAAAGAAGAGAGATGCAATGGCCGGCGATATTGTAGGTAATAAAATAAGAAAGGCAAACAAATTGGCACGTAAATATTTATCTGCGGCCAGAAAAGAATTGGGTAACAAAGACTCCTTTTATATTGCCTTAGAAAGAGCTCTTCATAATTACCTGAAAGCCAAGTTAAAAATTGAGACCTCAGAGTTCAGTAAAGATAAAATTACCGAATTACTCACTGAAAAAAATATAGACCCTACCACTGTTGATAGTTTTATAGCATTACTTAAAAACTGCGAAGCTGCTAGGTACAGCCCTTTTTCAAATGTACAGATGCAGGCAGATTATGATAAAGCGAGCGAAGTAATTTCTATAATGGATAAACAATTATAA
- a CDS encoding tetratricopeptide repeat protein yields MRKEMNNTSTILVLLLVCFSSFAQEVDEKEKEKALRLSTNLTWDGNKALSEDNFIAAEVDYRKAISKSPDNSAAPYNLGNAYYNNETYNEAFSRFKEAGETSTSKADKHKAYHNMGNVFMKRKDYAKAVEAYKEALRNDPTDEETRYNLALAKELLKKDQDENKQNQDDKDKDKENQDENKDQDKKDEGENEDKKDQGEDGDKGDEGDQDEEKKDDNSEGDGDNKSDQQKKPEQGDGENEQNQQQPRPNQLSKQQVENLLRAMQNAEKKVQDKIDAKKVKGAKIKNEKDW; encoded by the coding sequence ATGAGAAAAGAAATGAATAACACAAGCACAATTTTAGTATTACTTCTTGTTTGCTTTTCATCTTTTGCTCAAGAGGTAGACGAGAAGGAAAAAGAAAAAGCTTTAAGGTTATCTACCAATTTAACTTGGGATGGTAACAAGGCTTTATCAGAAGACAATTTTATTGCCGCCGAAGTAGATTACAGAAAAGCGATTTCCAAAAGCCCGGATAATAGCGCCGCACCCTATAATTTAGGTAATGCTTATTATAATAATGAAACGTATAATGAAGCATTTAGCAGGTTTAAGGAAGCTGGTGAGACCTCTACCTCCAAAGCTGACAAACACAAAGCCTACCATAATATGGGCAATGTTTTCATGAAACGTAAAGATTACGCCAAGGCTGTTGAGGCATATAAGGAAGCATTGCGTAACGATCCAACCGATGAGGAAACCCGTTATAACCTAGCTTTGGCAAAAGAGCTTCTTAAAAAAGATCAAGACGAAAATAAACAGAACCAAGACGATAAGGACAAGGACAAAGAGAATCAAGACGAGAATAAAGATCAAGACAAAAAGGACGAAGGAGAAAACGAGGATAAGAAAGATCAAGGTGAAGACGGTGACAAGGGTGATGAAGGGGATCAAGATGAAGAGAAAAAAGATGATAATAGTGAAGGTGACGGGGACAATAAATCTGATCAACAAAAAAAGCCTGAACAAGGTGATGGAGAAAATGAACAGAACCAACAACAACCCAGACCTAACCAACTTTCCAAGCAACAAGTTGAGAACTTATTAAGGGCAATGCAAAATGCAGAGAAAAAGGTTCAAGATAAAATTGATGCCAAGAAAGTAAAAGGTGCTAAAATTAAAAACGAAAAGGATTGGTAG